The following coding sequences lie in one Methanobrevibacter olleyae genomic window:
- a CDS encoding fibrillarin-like rRNA/tRNA 2'-O-methyltransferase, whose amino-acid sequence MNIFYKDGEIATKNLTPGIRVYDEKLIKERESTEKNLESVNEYRIWNPRRSKLAAALLNGLKDFNLNNDSKVLYLGASTGTTVSHISDLCDDGLIYAVEFSPVSAKKLVRLSQRRNNIAPILADATKPKYYLNKVEKVDLVYCDVAQEKQSELFMNNMNLFLKEDGQGLITIKARSIDVIQKPKKIFKDEAKKIKENGYSILEKIKLEPYEKDHIAFLVEKSF is encoded by the coding sequence ATGAATATATTCTATAAAGATGGTGAAATAGCTACTAAGAATTTAACTCCAGGTATTAGGGTTTATGATGAAAAACTTATTAAAGAGAGAGAATCAACAGAAAAGAATTTAGAAAGTGTAAATGAGTATCGTATTTGGAACCCTAGAAGATCTAAATTAGCTGCTGCATTATTAAATGGATTAAAAGATTTTAATTTAAATAATGATTCTAAAGTTCTATACTTAGGTGCATCTACAGGAACAACAGTTTCTCACATTTCAGACCTATGCGATGATGGTTTAATCTATGCTGTAGAATTCTCACCAGTTAGTGCAAAAAAACTAGTTAGATTATCCCAAAGGCGAAATAATATTGCACCAATACTTGCTGATGCTACTAAACCAAAATATTACTTAAATAAAGTTGAAAAGGTAGACTTAGTTTATTGTGATGTGGCACAAGAGAAGCAAAGTGAGCTCTTTATGAACAATATGAACCTATTCCTAAAGGAAGATGGGCAAGGCCTTATTACAATAAAGGCAAGAAGTATTGATGTCATTCAAAAACCTAAAAAAATATTCAAAGATGAAGCAAAAAAAATAAAAGAAAATGGTTATTCTATTTTGGAAAAGATTAAATTAGAACCTTATGAAAAAGACCATATAGCTTTTCTTGTTGAAAAATCTTTCTAA